The window catatcaatattttatattaatttttttataaaaataataacacaaaaaataatGTATAAAAGGAAAGGGGAAGAATAAATGACAATGAGATGATAGAGAATCTTACTACCTGTTTCTCACGCCATAGCTGCAAGGTAAAACCTAAAGTCAATGATTTGGTAATATACCAACTACCTAATTTATTACTCCAATATACCAACTACTCCTTGACAGTTGACATCTAGGGCTCACCCTAGATTTTTGTCTCCAGCTTTTAAATTTCAGAGCTTAAataagatttatttttttattttttattttaacatggATTGTTTTCAAAAtctaattcaaattcatattactAGAACTTATCATATTTAAGTATTTATagcacatttatttatttgtaaacTTACCATAAAAAATTCTCTACCCATCCACATTAACTCTTTGTGCTTCAATCTTATTAATAGATAAAAttgtattaaaatttaatttcttataatttacaaaaacaatttatatatataaaaaaaaactcataggTACAATATTATCGGTACATAAATTTCGGTACAATTGCTTTGGTATATAAGTTTTGGTACGATGTAGCGGTACATAAGTTTCGGTACAATTACTTTGGTACATAAGTTTGAGTACGATGTATCAGTACATAAGTTTCAGTATGAATGCATCGGTACATAAGTTTTGGTACAAAATATCTTGGCACATAATTATAATACATACATAGGTAtgtaatatgcatatatatatatatatatatatatgtatgtatacagCTTTTTTTTAGGGAAAATTAGAATCCTCTAAagtttttctatatcatttaaattaaacatctgtgcctttttaaaatttgattaaagtgcttGACCAATAATTacctctattttttaaaattaaaataaattttgaatttattctTTTATCTGTATGATGCACATTTCCTTCTTTAGTGgagatattagtaattaaactgtattttctcttcttccaaatatgttttttcaatcatagtttttctttttttttttttggttatgcaaacatttaatattatttctttttccaaatagttttttctttttcaaatagttggtgatcaacataaaagctctgtgtaattttttgaatttttttttgtaaaattatatatattttttttttgctgtttttttaagtatagttgttgacgaattattattaggtacaatacATAGCGGGTacgtttgaatttacaaaaatcattaattagtacgattatttgcaattttggtacgtttgatttgatacatatggttaatattggtacattatttttattttggtacgttttattttgtacatattGTGTATTGGTATgtttatattattctcaatcctattttctTTTAAGGTACTAAAATGCATAGATGTTTgatctagaaaattcaaaactggGATGCCTATATCAAaagatcttttttattttattttattattattatgggAACTTAATAATAATTAGCAAATAATGTTTCTATTGTTAGAATCAATATATAACCTACATACAAAAGCTCAATAATTATTACAACTTAGAATTAATATTTGATAGTTACAATTAAATGTCAAGGACTAAAGTTAGGTTTTTAATCTAATACACAGTTTTATTCTAAAAGTAACCTTCTTCATGAATTGAAATAGAATTTCTATTTATGTTTTCCTTATATTCAAGAAATCAAAGTCACGTTCCAATTTCAAACCTAAATTCAACCAGGAGCTTGCATCTGATCACGTCGGGAGAATTAGAGGACTTTGTATGTGTTTATAGATATTTTGGAATTAATTTTCACATTACCATTTAGTTCTACGGTGAAtttcaagttcattcattgtatgaGAACATGTAGCTCAAATGTTAACCAAATAACCCCCGTGCTCCCACATTGCTCATTACGATCATTAGAACTCTAACTTCCTTAAACCTACAGTATTTAGAAAATAAGGTTACCTTCTAATTCCAAAGCTAAACTCGAGCTCCATAATTGGAAGTAGACAACTTGGAGGAGAGTATTGCCCACTCAATGGTACGCTTCAATCatgaacaaatttttttagaaattaTAATAAGATTCCAAACTCTGCTACCTTTTGAACTTCGAAAGATCATAACTTGCTTTTGAATAATTTCTAcagtgtggatgcaaatttctatcatctctttttttttttggacaaaaatgtacttttaaaataataacactTAAGATTAAGGTCAAAACCTTCACACACccacgatgatttttttttgaggggcgaggggggctttggccgaagaatatcagttgccaaagttagaattctgaaaataatgtgtttaggagtttgtgggtagcaaatgactTAGCATTTTAGTGTGATAATATGGatatttataggggagtggccAGCCTTATTTGGAGAATAatggccggccatatatggTGTATTTGGAGaatgcaagatattatgtgatcatatcttgcaattaacatggtaattaatcccaaattaaataggaggttttgggagttaccttttgaataaaatcaataagggattgatgaggagtgatgagagggatttcaataaataccatattgatcacctttgactcttcctttttattttttttatttttgagtcaAAAGCGATAGATTTTGAATTGAAGAGAAGGGGTAAAAGTACAGCAGAAGGAGCAATCATGGCTTCGAGTTACAATCCTCAAATAAAACATCTAAAATAATATATGGAGGCTCTTCGAACAGAGAGCAGGGCCGGAGGACGAGAGACTGTAGCGAGCGAGTCTATGAGCCACCTCGTTGGATTAGCGTCTGATATGACTAAAAGGGGAGAGGTCCGGTGAAGAGGCAAAAAAAGCTTAGATGATCTAGATCGAATCACTCTTAATGGTTAAATTATGGAAACCCCTGGAAGACGCAAGAGCTAGACCCTCCCGAATTGTAAGAGCTTCTGCAAAGAGGGGGGAGGGAACGTGTGTAGATGACTTTGATAAACCAGCCACAAATTTTCCAGCAGAGTCACGGATAACCATTCTCATTCCCCTGATGAAGCGATTAGCATCCCAGGCACCGTCAGTGTTCAGTTTCCACGGCCCCTGTCTAGGCCCAGTCCACAATGATGATGAAGAGGTCGGGGGATCGCGGAGAGGCAGAGAAGAGAATGTGACTAGTAAACAGTTTTGCCACCAAGAGATCATGCGAGAGACTACGGCATTGGGAGGGTCACATTTTCCGGACCAGAACATGGAATTCTGAGAAGACCAGATGGCATGGAAGAGCatcaagagtaaatcaaacctGTGTTTGTCCAAAATGGGAATCAGGGACAACATCCATTCATGGATTGAGAAGGAAACATTTCCCTTGGGAAGGTGCCCTAATACCGAGAAGCTCCAAACACTGGTTGCAAAAGGACAGTCATAGAGGATATGAGCACCAGTCTCGTTTTCACATCCGCATAACACACAGCTAGAATCAGAAATGATATGACGTTTAACTAGATTTGCCCTTGACGAGATGATGTCCAAGTAAAGACACCACACATTCATCTGAACTTTTGGCGGGACATTTACACCCAAAATTCATTTCCAAATAAGGGAACTATGGGAATCCCCAGAAGAAAAGGCAAGGTGGGATCTATTCGTGACCAAATCAAGTGCAATATAATAGGCatttttgacagaaaataaaccTTTATTGTCAAAATGTCAGATAACCTTGTCATCCAGAAGGCACAGACTGATAAGGAGTGAAAGGATGAGGTTGGCTTCTAGCTTAGAAAATAGTTCTGCTATAACTTCTTCCTTCCAACATCTATTTTTCGCATCAATGAGATCGCTGACCAAACAGAGATTACAATCTGGGGGCTTGGGAGAAAAGATACGAAAAGATGATGGTAAGGGAAGCCATTTATCATCCTAAATCCTTATTTTTCCACCAGAACCAACCCTCCATCTCGAGCCCTTATTTACTACCTCCCGACCCTTGCAAATGCTCATCCATAGAAATAAGTCGACAAACTTCACAATCGCTTAGGAGAATGAAGATGAAGGGAAATATTTGGCGCAAAATATCTTAGCCATCAAAGAGTCAGGATCAATCTGAAGCTTCCAAGCTTGTTTAGTTAACAACCCGAGGTTGAACGCATAGAGGTTTCTAAATCCAAGACCCCCATCATTTTTGGGAAGGCAAAGCTTGTCCCAGGCTAGCCAGTGGATTCTCTTACCTTCCTCGGAGCTACTCCACCAAAACTGGGCCACAAGGTTGTTAAGGTCATAACAAAATAATTTGGGTAGTAGGAAGCAGTTCATTGCATATAGAGGAATTGCCTATGCGACAACTTTGACCAAGATTTCTCGTCCCGCCGAACTGAGGAACTTCCCTTTCCAACTTTGGAGGCGCTTCCAGAGATGTTCCTTAATGAAATTGAAACAGTGACCACGGTTTCATCCTACCAGTTTTGGAAGTCCCATATATTTATCGTGATGAGCCACCCGGGTTACCCCTAAGTGGGACGCCAAAGCATCCTGGACATCCCGCTTTACGTTTCGGCTAAATGAGACTTCACTTTTTTGCATGTTAAACATCTGTACTGAGGCAACCTCATACTTGCGAAGGATAAACAATATTTGCTGGCATTCCTCCATATTTGCTCTTGCAAATAAGAAATTGTCATTGGCGAACATGAGATGGTTAATCCAGGGTGTGCTAAAGCAAATCGAGACACCTTGGATGAGACCATCCCATTCCTTTTTCGTAATCAGTGCCGAAAGGCCTTCATCACATAAAAGAAAGAGGTAGGGTGACAACAGGTCGTCCTGCCGAAGCCCTCTTGATAGGTGAAGATTGatcataaatgcataagaaaccGTTGAGACGCAGGTCATTATCAAATACACCCAGTTCCTGCAGAAACCAAGTCGAAGAAGGACGTTTCTCAAATAGCCCCACTTAATTTGGTCACAAGCTTTGCTTATGTCTAATTTCAAATATAAGAACCCATTTTTTCCCCTACGCCTCTTGAACATGAAATGAGAAAGCTCCGAGGCCAGCATGATGTTATCGGAGATCTGGCGGCTCGGGACAAAAGCACTCTGATGATGAGAAATGATATGTTGGAGAATGGGCTTGAGGCGGTTGACAATAGCTTTGAATGCAATTTTGAAGAGCACGTTGCAAAGACTGATGGGTTAGAGTTGAGACATATCTTCCAGTGCTTTAACTTTTAGAATGAgggtgatgtaggtgaaatttACTTTCTTCAAAAGGTTGCCCAAGTTTAAGAAGGAAAGCAAAGCTGTAGAGACATCATCGCCCACAATGTTCCAAAATTTTTGAAAGAACAGAGGGGGGATTCCGTCAAGGGTTACATCTGGAACACTGCCGTCTTGATTTGATTGGCTTTGAATTCGCACATAAAGAAAGCATTCATGTCCTCTGTTACCCGGTTGTTAATAACATCAAGAATTTCCCCGTCCAAAGAAGAATGATTGGATGAGAAAATTCTTGAAAAGTAGCCAGTTATCACTTCTTCCATCCCTAAGTCATCCTCATGCCAAATACCGCTACATCTTTCAACCCAACAATTCAATTTTTCCCCCGGTAAGTGGATGCTCTTCAGTGGAAAAAGTTGGTATTCCTATCGCCATCTTTCATCCAGGCTATCCTGGAACTTTGCCGCCAATAAGTCTCATCTTGAGCCAGAAGTTGCAAGGCAAGGGCTTGTATTTCTGCAAAAGAGGAGGCTGAGAACGGTTGAGAGtcaataaatttgagttttgagcGAACCTGGCTTAATTCAGTTTGGTGTTTCTTGAAGGTTGCTCAGTGCCAAGACAACAGGGCCAGTCGAGGGTTCTTGATTTTCTCAACCACCTGGAACATAGGATATCCGTTAACATGTTGGGCCCAGGTCGAGCGAATCACATAAGCACAATCCAGATGATAGGTCCATTACTCCTCGAAGTGGAAGGATAGACGATGAGATTAACGGGTACTAGCCCGAGGCCTAGTAGTAAGAGTAATTGGGACATGGTCAAAATTAAGAGGGTCAAGGTGACGAACCACCAAACTTGGGAAGAGATGTTTCCAAGAATTGGTGGCGATGAAATGATCCAGCCTTCCTTGATGTCTCCACTCCTAGAAGTCATCCATGTAAAGGGGTTCCTCTTAAACCCCAGATCTCTAAGGCTATAGTCGCCCACTGCTTCTCTAAATTCCAATAGTTGGTTGAATGGCCGATTGACGCCTCCCAATTTCTCTCCCAAGTAAAAAATTTAGTTGAAATCACCCCCACCACCCACAGGATTGAACTTGCAGCAACAATCTATCTCAAAAGATTCCAAGAATGGTGTCGGTTCGCCTGACTTGGGCTTCGGTAGAATCCGGTAAATCTTCAGTGATCTGGGTCGCCCACTCCTCCAAATTCAGCATCAATATGGGATTGTGAACTGGAAAGGATATGGATGTTACAATCCTCTTTCTAAAGTAAGCAAAGACCTCCAGACTGGCCCGAGGCATCAACACCAAACAAGTGGTTGAATTTTGAGAAATTGTAACGAATGAacaaaacttttagttttacaGAGAAATACCAATTTGAGATTTTCCAACGACATCAGGGTTTGCAGCACCTAAACTCGTCAAGGGTTCCCAAGCCCTCGACAGTTCCAAACTATAAGATTCATGGTTTTCGGCAGGGACAAATATTGGCTGCCGCTGCCGTTTGAAAGAATTCCTTACCCGCCTAGTTCTTTCTGCCCAAGAGCCTCGCCTTAGTTGCTTCTTCAAATTCTCTAGAGGGGCTGATGACTACCTCTGAAAGATTACTTTCGTTCAGATCGCCAAATCCAATATGAGGGTTCGTCTTCTGGTGCTGCTGACCCCTTCTTTTTCAAGCTTTTGATTTAGGCTTTACTGACCGGCTCATTGATAACCTAAGAGATTGGCCATTATTCACTTTAGGCTTTTTGGGGGTTTGGCCTGAAGGGGTAGTGGTTAATGGTGCATGAGAAGTTCCTCGTTTAGTCCTAGTTAGGATGTAGAGGGCCAATGTTTTGGGATGAAACCGTATTTTGGGCTGGATCTATTACCTCTTCAATCCGAACTCCTGGGAGGTAGCAGTCCAGAATGCTAAATGTGGGCTCTATTTCGCTTAGGTCGTGTGAGGCTTTTAGGAGCCCTTCAGCATTTGCGAAAGCCCAAGAGGGAAGGTTACGTGGATCACACCAGTCCTTTCTAAGGGAAAGCCCATTCACAACTATGATCAAAGAGCCGTTGCGAAGTTAGGTCCCATAGCTGTCAGGATGCCACATATGTCCTAGTTTGGTATCCTAGGACTGTGCTGCATCAGATGGGGCAATGAATCAGAGTTGCCAAACGTGACATACGTGGCAGAGGGCCCAGGTACCACCAGTgatttagggtcaacatttgtATTGTCTGTAATACTGGCCATGAACGTGGAAGTCCTGTCGTTGCTTTTGCTGGGAAAGAAATTCAGTCGCCGGATTTTCCCATGGCTGATCTGGAATACCATAAAAACTATCTGGCGTCTTCCAAGAGCTCATCCAATGGTGCTTATTAGCTCCAGAAACCAGAAGTGGTTTCTTCCGTTCCGGGAATAGTAGGGTACAGGCTCTCGGCGTGGCTTTTGCACGAATGTCCTCTCCGAAAGGGTTATCGTGTCCTCGATTGGGGTTTCTCGGCCACGGACAGCCGCTGGAATGACCAAGTCGACCGCATTGAGGGCAGAAGTCTTGGAGGCCCTTACACTCCAGACGGATAAATCGTGAGCCATTACTCAGGCATGGTATTGACACACAGGTCACGAGGGGTTTTGAAGCATCAAAATCTACCTTGAGTTGGAGGAAACCCCTAAAACCATCCTCCAGAGGATCCTCGATTTCCATGGCAGCCCCTAATCTTTCCCCCAAGTAGCGAGCGTTCTTCTTGGTGCATAGGTTTCTAGGTATACCATGGGCTTGAACCCAGAAAATCGCTCGGTATGCTTTGATGTCGTCTAAAGAATGGTACATTGGTCATGGCTTGATCGAGAATGCATAGCCCTTGACAAACCAGGGGTTCCCATGTAGGATTCGTCGGGCCACAGACTATTTGCCCACTTAGATGGAATACACATTTGGCTTTGCTCTGAAAACTCAAATCGCCCCAAACTTGTTCCATGTATACCGTAGTACGTCTTTCACCACATTCTGGGACGATTCCTGGTCAGTGATCAGGTGACCAGCCAGTTGAATGGGACTCTCTAGGCATTCATCGAGGTCGAGGCTATCCTCGAAGCAGACAAACATACACTcaacttcttcatcttggaGAGGCATTGTGACTTGAACCGGTCTGAAGAAAGCACATGAAGACCAGGTCTTACACTAGATCTCACAATGGCCTAGGAAAGGCAAtaataaaacccaaaaggcaCCAACAAAACCCCGAGGGGCACTAGTAAACCCTGAAGGGCACCATCCAAAAAACTTACAAAGTTCACATTTAAAAATCTTACAAAATTCAACACACTTGCCTTCCACAAACGCATGGAAATGCTCTTAGAATGGCAGATTTGCAGCTGATTTGGTCTTAcatctttaatttgtttgtgtCATGCCCATGCATGATTCACCTTTGACTCTttcttgattgagccgttattgtccatTGCATGTGCATGGAAATCCCGGTGTGCCTCGAGAGTAATTTTGTCTTACCcaaagtccacgtgtcaccttcataattttcttgattattttttgctccacataCAGCATGTAAAAGAAGTTATAGGAATTAGAAAGCATTTAAGCTATATATATTACTAGCTAAATGTATCCTTTCTAATTTTATGTACAATCGCATTACTGTGTGCATACTATATATGTATCGCTGAACAGTCTAGATGactaaccaaaaaataaaaacaaagaacaatccaattttgattttagttttgatttttgattatCTTTATAATTGCTAAGCGATCGATCTATATGATCATATTTGactaacaaaaagaaacaaggtAGTGAAAAAGGCAGAGACTGTAAAAAACACATGTACTACCGaacatattttatttcattctgTGCATGGAAGCCAGGGTACACATCCACCTCAGTCAACCAATAATTCATCTTTGTCCGACCCATATGCATGATCGATAATACAGAGTGAATTCGATGAATATAGCATATGAATCAAAATGAATAAGTATTAAGCCAGGGACCATGCGTaatatgtgtaattttttttctagaaaCTACGTAATGTGTTTAATTGTGTAGTGCATAATCAAAAGAAGTAGGAACTACATGCAATATATTGATGGTGACATGAACGATTCAAATCGATCCATGCGGTGCGGGGACCTCATGAGTCTGATTCACACACTTTCAAGTGACTTTACTTCCGAGATGTTAACACTCTCTTGGACACCAATCATGGAggcattaataataatattcgTACATACTTtttagagagagggagggaggcgGCTGTCCCTAACAAACTTTCAAGGGTTTTTTGGAATTGGAATGTTAGTTTGAGAGCAAGAAGCAAATGAGGCAGTCTCAAAGTGGACAACAACAGTATGTGCattcaaaatattttacatacattatatttttgtttgagAGTAAATGGTATGTTTTCATCTAACTGCTTACAAATTATTATCCTACTTTTATGTTCTTCTTCCAAGTGTGCGTTAATATTTAATTACTCATTTATCAACAATAAGTTGTGGAAGATTCTTCTGTCCTGACTTCTTTGTCACAAAATCTACACAAACAGCCATA of the Pyrus communis chromosome 1, drPyrComm1.1, whole genome shotgun sequence genome contains:
- the LOC137707830 gene encoding uncharacterized protein, producing MEECQQILFILRKYEVASVQMFNMQKSEVSFSRNVKRDVQDALASHLGDETVVTVSISLRNISGSASKVGKGSSSVRRDEKSWSKLSHSCVLCGCENETGAHILYDCPFATSVWSFSVLGHLPKGNVSFSIHEWMLSLIPILDKHRFDLLLMLFHAIWSSQNSMFWSGKCDPPNAVVSRMISWWQNCLLVTFSSLPLRDPPTSSSSLWTGPRQGPWKLNTDGAWDANRFIRGMRMVIRDSAGKFVAGLSKSSTHVPSPLFAEALTIREGLALASSRGFHNLTIKSDSI